GGTACCGAAGCCATGCTCGCACCTCCGTTGGAGCTCTGGAGCAGGACGCTAGCAAGGTTAATGGCGGTTCCGCCAGTCACCTGTATATGCGACTGGACAGTGGAAGGCGGTTATTCGCACGAGCTTCCGATCTCCAGCTTGAACACCCGCGCGGCATTGCCGTGCAGATAGTCCGCCCGCGCAGCGCCATCGAGGCCGACGTCGTCCAGACCGTCCAGCGCGTGATCGTGCATGATCATCGGATAGTTGGTGCCGAACAACACTTTTCCTTGTCCCGTTCGGGTTTTCATGAACCTGATCAGCTCGTCGGGCAACCGTTTGGTGGTGTAAGCCGAGGTGTCGATGTAGACGTTCTCGTGCTTGCGGGCGACCGCTACCATCTCCTCGGTCCAGGGATAGCCGACGTGCCCGCACACGACGACCAGTTCTGGAAAGTCCAGCGCCACTTGGTCGATGTAGGGAATCGGGCGCCCGGTCTCCGACGGTCGCAGCGGACCGGTGTGGCCGACCTGGGTGCAGAACGGCACCCCGAGTTCGACGCACTCGGCGAACAGCGGGTAATAGCGCCGGTCGGTGGGCGGGGCATTCCACAACCAGGGCACCACCCGCAGGCCGACGAACCCATCGTCGCGAATCCGGCGGCGCAGCTCGCGGACGGCCTCCATCGGGCGATCCAGGTCGACGGTGGCCAGGCCGGCGAACCGGCTCGGGTGCGCCCGAACCCATTCGGCGACCTCGTCGTTGGACACCAGATCCATGCCGTTGGGGCCGCGCCA
This is a stretch of genomic DNA from Mycolicibacter terrae. It encodes these proteins:
- a CDS encoding amidohydrolase family protein, with protein sequence MTIDVWMQHPTRRFLADDMLASLRRWTGGAMPDQEIPIEATVSAMDSAGVDFGLLSAWRGPNGMDLVSNDEVAEWVRAHPSRFAGLATVDLDRPMEAVRELRRRIRDDGFVGLRVVPWLWNAPPTDRRYYPLFAECVELGVPFCTQVGHTGPLRPSETGRPIPYIDQVALDFPELVVVCGHVGYPWTEEMVAVARKHENVYIDTSAYTTKRLPDELIRFMKTRTGQGKVLFGTNYPMIMHDHALDGLDDVGLDGAARADYLHGNAARVFKLEIGSSCE